A portion of the Citrobacter rodentium NBRC 105723 = DSM 16636 genome contains these proteins:
- the ilvI gene encoding acetolactate synthase 3 large subunit produces the protein MEMLSGAEMVVRSLIDQGVKQVFGYPGGAVLDIYDALHTVGGIDHVLVRHEQAAVHMADGLARATGEVGVVLVTSGPGATNAITGIATAYMDSIPLVILSGQVATSLIGYDAFQECDMVGISRPVVKHSFLVKQTEDIPQVLKKAFWLAASGRPGPVVVDLPKDILNPAKKLPYTWPESVSMRSYNPTTAGHKGQIKRALQTLLSAKNPVAYVGGGAITAGCHTQLQQLIETLNLPVVSSLMGLGAFPATHRQALGMLGMHGTYEANMTMHHSDVIFAVGVRFDDRTTNNLAKYCPNATVLHIDIDPTSISKTVAADIPIVGDARQVLEQMLELLSQETAAQPLDDIRDWWQQIERWRARQCLKYDAQSESIKPQAVIETLWRLTKGDAFVTSDVGQHQMFAALYYPFDKPRRWINSGGLGTMGFGLPAALGVKMALPDETVVCVTGDGSIQMNIQELSTALQYELPVLVLNLNNRYLGMVKQWQDMIYSGRHSQSYMQSLPDFVRLAEAYGHVGIRIARPDELEGQLSEALAQVQSGRLVFVDVTVDGSEHVYPMQIRGGGMDEMWLSKTERT, from the coding sequence ATGGAGATGTTGTCTGGAGCCGAGATGGTCGTCCGATCGCTCATCGATCAGGGCGTTAAGCAGGTATTCGGTTATCCCGGGGGCGCAGTCCTCGATATTTACGATGCGTTGCATACGGTGGGCGGTATCGATCACGTCCTTGTCCGGCATGAACAGGCTGCCGTGCATATGGCCGATGGTCTGGCGCGCGCGACGGGCGAAGTAGGCGTTGTACTGGTGACTTCTGGCCCTGGCGCCACCAATGCGATTACCGGCATCGCCACCGCCTATATGGATTCGATTCCTTTAGTTATTCTTTCCGGCCAGGTTGCAACCTCGCTGATCGGCTACGACGCCTTTCAGGAGTGCGATATGGTGGGGATCTCCCGCCCGGTGGTGAAGCACAGCTTCCTTGTAAAACAGACGGAAGATATTCCGCAGGTGCTCAAGAAAGCCTTCTGGCTGGCGGCGAGCGGTCGTCCGGGGCCGGTGGTGGTCGATTTACCGAAAGACATCCTGAATCCGGCTAAGAAGCTTCCATATACTTGGCCGGAGTCGGTGAGTATGCGCTCTTATAACCCCACCACGGCGGGCCATAAAGGACAGATTAAGCGTGCGCTGCAAACGCTGCTGTCGGCGAAAAATCCGGTGGCATATGTGGGCGGCGGGGCGATAACGGCGGGCTGTCATACGCAACTGCAACAGCTTATTGAAACGCTCAACCTGCCGGTGGTCTCCTCGCTGATGGGACTGGGCGCTTTCCCGGCCACGCACCGCCAGGCGCTGGGGATGCTGGGTATGCACGGTACCTATGAAGCCAACATGACCATGCATCATTCCGATGTCATTTTCGCCGTCGGGGTGCGTTTTGACGATCGCACCACCAACAATCTGGCGAAGTATTGCCCGAATGCGACGGTATTGCATATTGATATCGACCCGACATCCATCTCCAAGACGGTTGCCGCCGATATTCCTATCGTCGGCGATGCCCGGCAGGTGCTGGAGCAGATGCTGGAACTGCTGTCGCAGGAGACCGCGGCGCAGCCGCTGGATGATATCCGCGACTGGTGGCAACAGATTGAGCGCTGGCGCGCCCGCCAGTGCCTGAAATATGACGCCCAAAGCGAAAGCATCAAACCGCAGGCGGTGATTGAAACCCTCTGGCGACTGACCAAAGGCGACGCGTTTGTCACTTCGGATGTCGGCCAGCATCAGATGTTCGCCGCCCTCTATTATCCTTTCGACAAGCCGCGCCGCTGGATCAACTCCGGCGGCCTCGGTACGATGGGCTTCGGTCTGCCTGCGGCGCTTGGGGTGAAAATGGCGCTGCCGGATGAAACCGTTGTTTGCGTCACCGGCGACGGCAGCATTCAGATGAACATTCAGGAGCTGTCGACGGCGCTTCAGTATGAACTGCCGGTGCTGGTGCTGAACCTCAACAACCGTTATCTGGGAATGGTGAAACAGTGGCAGGACATGATTTACTCCGGTCGCCACTCTCAGTCTTATATGCAGTCGCTTCCCGATTTCGTTCGCCTTGCCGAAGCATACGGGCACGTCGGCATCCGCATCGCGCGTCCTGATGAGCTGGAGGGGCAGCTAAGCGAGGCGCTGGCGCAGGTGCAAAGCGGACGTCTGGTCTTTGTCGACGTTACCGTCGACGGCAGCGAACACGTTTATCCGATGCAGATTCGCGGCGGCGGGATGGACGAAATGTGGTTAAGCAAAACGGAGAGAACCTGA
- the leuO gene encoding transcriptional regulator LeuO produces the protein MPEVKVDKPDSPLADVEKPQLRMVDLNLLTVFDAVMQEQNITRAAHALGMSQPAVSNAVARLKVMFNDELFVRYGRGIQPTARAFQLFGSVRQALQLVQNELPGSGFEPASSERVFNLCVCSPLDNILTSKIYNRVEQIAPNIQVVFKSSLNKNTEHQLRYQETEFVISYEEFRRPEFTSISLFKDEMVLVASRKHPRINGPLLESDVYNEQHAVVSLDRFASFSQPWYDTPDKQCCVAYQGMALISVLNVVSQTQLVAIAPRWLAEEFASTLDLQILPLPLKLNSRACYLSWHEAAGRDKGHQWMEELLASVCKR, from the coding sequence ATGCCAGAAGTGAAAGTTGATAAACCAGATTCGCCACTTGCAGATGTGGAGAAGCCGCAGCTCCGTATGGTTGATCTTAACCTACTAACTGTATTTGATGCAGTTATGCAGGAACAAAATATTACCCGCGCCGCGCACGCGCTGGGGATGTCGCAGCCTGCGGTAAGCAATGCGGTGGCGCGTCTTAAGGTTATGTTCAATGATGAACTGTTTGTGCGCTATGGCCGTGGAATACAACCCACTGCGCGCGCCTTCCAGCTATTCGGCTCCGTTCGTCAGGCGCTGCAATTAGTGCAGAATGAATTGCCGGGCTCCGGTTTTGAACCCGCCAGTAGCGAACGTGTGTTTAATCTTTGCGTCTGTAGTCCGCTGGATAATATTCTGACCTCGAAGATTTATAATCGGGTTGAGCAGATTGCACCCAATATTCAGGTTGTTTTTAAATCTTCATTAAATAAAAATACCGAGCATCAATTACGTTATCAGGAAACAGAATTCGTCATTAGCTATGAAGAGTTTCGTCGCCCTGAGTTCACCAGCATTTCGTTGTTTAAAGATGAAATGGTGCTGGTCGCCAGCCGTAAACACCCGCGTATTAACGGTCCGCTGCTGGAAAGCGATGTATATAATGAACAGCACGCCGTCGTCTCTCTTGACCGCTTCGCTTCGTTCAGCCAGCCCTGGTATGATACCCCGGACAAGCAATGCTGCGTCGCTTACCAGGGAATGGCATTAATTAGCGTTCTTAATGTGGTGTCGCAAACGCAGCTGGTCGCCATCGCACCGCGCTGGCTGGCGGAAGAGTTTGCCAGCACTCTTGATCTACAGATATTGCCGTTGCCGTTAAAACTGAACAGCCGCGCCTGCTATCTTTCCTGGCATGAAGCGGCGGGCAGAGACAAGGGACATCAATGGATGGAAGAACTTTTAGCTTCTGTTTGCAAGCGCTGA
- the leuL gene encoding leu operon leader peptide, translating to MIRITRFNGLLLLNAFSVRGRLVNGIQH from the coding sequence ATGATCCGTATTACCCGCTTCAACGGTCTACTACTACTAAACGCATTTTCGGTGCGCGGTAGACTGGTGAACGGCATTCAGCATTAA
- the leuA gene encoding 2-isopropylmalate synthase encodes MSQQVIIFDTTLRDGEQALQASLSVKEKLQIALALERMGVDVMEVGFPVSSPGDFESVQTIARQVKNSRVCALARCVENDIDVAAESLKDADAFRIHTFIATSPMHIATKLRSTLDEVIERAIYMVKRARNYTDDVEFSCEDAGRTPIADLARVVEAAINAGAKTINIPDTVGYTMPFEFGGIISGLYERVPNIDKAIISVHTHDDLGLGVGNALAAVHAGARQVEGAMNGIGERAGNCSLEEVIMAIKVRQDILNVQTRINHQEIWRTSQLVSQICNMPIPANKAIVGSGAFAHSSGIHQDGVLKNRENYEIMTPESIGLNQVQLNLTSRSGRAAVKHRMDEMGYKESEYNLDDLYDAFLKLADKKGQVFDYDLEALAFINKQQEEPEHFRLDYFSVQSGSNAIATASVKLACGDEVKAEAANGNGPVDAIYQAINRITDYDIELVKYSLSAKGHGKDALGQVDIVANYNGRRFHGVGLATDIVESSAKAMVHVLNNIWRAAEVEKELQRKAQNNEKNKETV; translated from the coding sequence ATGAGCCAGCAAGTCATTATTTTCGATACCACTTTACGCGACGGGGAACAGGCGTTACAGGCAAGCCTGAGTGTGAAAGAAAAACTGCAGATTGCGCTGGCCCTTGAGCGTATGGGCGTCGACGTTATGGAGGTCGGCTTTCCGGTTTCGTCGCCGGGCGACTTTGAGTCGGTGCAGACCATCGCCCGCCAGGTTAAAAACAGCCGGGTGTGTGCCTTAGCCCGCTGCGTGGAAAACGATATCGACGTTGCGGCAGAGTCGCTGAAAGACGCCGACGCCTTCCGAATTCATACCTTTATCGCCACCTCGCCCATGCACATCGCCACCAAATTACGCAGCACGCTGGATGAAGTTATCGAACGCGCCATCTATATGGTTAAGCGTGCGCGTAATTACACCGATGACGTGGAGTTCTCATGCGAAGACGCCGGGCGTACCCCTATCGCCGACCTGGCGCGGGTGGTCGAAGCGGCGATAAATGCCGGTGCGAAAACCATCAATATCCCCGATACCGTCGGTTACACCATGCCGTTCGAATTTGGCGGAATCATTTCCGGCCTGTATGAACGAGTACCGAATATCGATAAAGCCATCATCTCTGTCCACACCCACGACGATTTAGGGCTGGGCGTGGGCAATGCTTTAGCGGCGGTCCACGCAGGCGCGCGCCAGGTGGAAGGGGCAATGAACGGCATCGGCGAACGCGCCGGTAACTGCTCGCTGGAAGAGGTGATCATGGCGATTAAAGTCCGCCAGGATATTCTGAACGTGCAGACGCGCATCAATCACCAGGAAATCTGGCGCACCAGCCAGCTGGTCAGCCAGATCTGCAACATGCCGATTCCGGCGAACAAAGCGATTGTCGGCAGCGGCGCCTTCGCCCACTCCTCCGGCATCCACCAGGACGGCGTGCTGAAAAACCGGGAAAACTACGAAATCATGACGCCGGAATCCATCGGCCTGAATCAGGTACAGCTGAACCTGACGTCCCGTTCCGGACGCGCGGCGGTGAAACACCGCATGGACGAGATGGGTTATAAAGAAAGCGAATACAATCTGGACGACCTGTACGACGCCTTCCTGAAGCTGGCGGATAAAAAAGGCCAGGTGTTCGATTACGATCTGGAAGCGCTGGCGTTTATTAATAAACAGCAGGAAGAACCCGAGCATTTCCGTCTGGATTATTTCAGCGTGCAGTCCGGCTCTAATGCTATCGCGACCGCCTCGGTCAAACTGGCCTGCGGTGATGAGGTGAAAGCGGAAGCGGCGAACGGCAACGGCCCGGTGGATGCCATTTATCAGGCTATCAACCGTATCACCGACTACGATATCGAGCTGGTGAAATACAGCCTCTCCGCCAAAGGGCACGGTAAGGATGCGCTGGGCCAGGTGGATATTGTCGCGAACTATAACGGCCGCCGCTTCCACGGCGTCGGCCTGGCCACAGACATTGTTGAGTCATCCGCCAAAGCGATGGTGCATGTGCTGAACAATATCTGGCGCGCCGCAGAAGTTGAGAAAGAGTTGCAGCGTAAAGCGCAGAACAACGAGAAAAACAAGGAAACCGTGTGA
- the leuB gene encoding 3-isopropylmalate dehydrogenase has translation MSKNYHIAVLPGDGIGPEVMEQALKVMEAVRNRFDMRITTSRYDVGGAAIDNHGEPLPKATVEGCEQADAVLFGSVGGPKWEHLPPDQQPERGALLPLRKHFKLFSNLRPAKLYQGLEAFCPLRADIAASGFDILCVRELTGGIYFGQPKGREGSGQYEKAYDTEVYHRFEIERIARIAFESARKRRRKVTSIDKANVLQTSILWREIVNEVAKAYPDVELAHMYIDNATMQLIKDPSQFDVLLCSNLFGDILSDECAMITGSMGMLPSASLNEQGFGLYEPAGGSAPDIAGKNIANPIAQILSLALLLRYSLDADEAASAIERAVNRALEEGIRTGDLARGAAAVGTDEMGDIIARYVAEGV, from the coding sequence ATGTCGAAGAATTACCATATTGCTGTTTTGCCGGGCGACGGGATTGGTCCGGAAGTGATGGAGCAAGCCCTGAAGGTCATGGAAGCGGTGCGCAATCGCTTTGATATGCGCATTACCACCAGCCGCTACGATGTGGGCGGCGCGGCTATCGACAATCACGGCGAGCCGCTGCCGAAGGCGACCGTCGAAGGCTGCGAACAGGCCGACGCGGTGCTGTTCGGCTCAGTGGGCGGCCCGAAATGGGAGCATCTGCCGCCAGACCAGCAGCCTGAGCGCGGCGCGCTGCTGCCGCTGCGTAAGCACTTCAAATTATTCAGCAACCTGCGTCCGGCGAAACTGTATCAGGGCCTGGAAGCGTTCTGCCCGCTGCGCGCCGACATCGCTGCCAGCGGCTTCGACATCCTCTGCGTGCGCGAACTGACCGGCGGCATCTACTTCGGCCAGCCGAAAGGCCGCGAAGGTAGCGGACAGTATGAAAAGGCGTATGACACCGAGGTGTATCACCGTTTTGAAATCGAACGTATCGCGCGCATCGCCTTTGAGTCGGCGCGTAAGCGCCGCCGTAAAGTCACCTCCATCGACAAAGCAAACGTACTGCAAACCTCGATTCTGTGGCGCGAGATCGTCAATGAGGTCGCCAAAGCCTATCCGGACGTTGAGCTGGCGCATATGTACATTGATAACGCCACCATGCAGCTGATCAAAGATCCGTCGCAATTTGACGTCCTGCTGTGCTCCAACCTGTTTGGCGACATTCTGTCAGACGAGTGCGCGATGATCACCGGTTCGATGGGGATGCTGCCCTCCGCCAGCCTCAACGAGCAGGGCTTCGGCCTGTATGAACCGGCTGGCGGTTCCGCGCCGGATATCGCCGGAAAAAATATCGCCAACCCGATTGCGCAAATTTTGTCGCTGGCGCTGCTGCTGCGCTATAGCCTCGATGCCGATGAAGCGGCATCCGCTATTGAGCGCGCCGTTAACCGCGCATTAGAAGAAGGCATCCGCACCGGTGATTTAGCCCGTGGCGCGGCCGCTGTCGGTACCGATGAAATGGGCGACATCATTGCCCGCTATGTCGCAGAAGGGGTGTAA
- the leuC gene encoding 3-isopropylmalate dehydratase large subunit, whose amino-acid sequence MAKTLYEKLFDAHVVYEAQNETPLLYIDRHLVHEVTSPQAFDGLRAHGRPVRQPGKTFATMDHNVSTQTKDINASGEMARIQMQELIKNCKEFGVELYDLNHPYQGIVHVMGPEQGVTLPGMTIVCGDSHTATHGAFGALAFGIGTSEVEHVLATQTLKQGRARTMKIEVNGTAAPGITAKDIVLAIIGKTGSAGGTGHVVEFCGEAIRALSMEGRMTLCNMAIEMGAKAGLVAPDETTFNYVKGRLHAPKGKDFDDAVAYWKTLQTDPDARFDTVVTLQAEEIAPQVTWGTNPGQVISVADNIPDPASFTDPVERASAEKALAYMGLKPGVPLTEVAIDKVFIGSCTNSRIEDLRAAAEVAKGRKVAPGVQALVVPGSGPVKAQAEAEGLDKIFIEAGFEWRLPGCSMCLAMNNDRLNPGERCASTSNRNFEGRQGRGGRTHLVSPAMAAAAAVTGHFADIRSIK is encoded by the coding sequence ATGGCGAAAACGTTATACGAAAAGTTGTTTGATGCGCACGTGGTGTACGAGGCGCAGAATGAAACCCCGCTGCTGTATATCGACCGCCATCTGGTGCATGAAGTGACCTCTCCACAGGCGTTCGACGGCCTGCGCGCCCACGGTCGCCCGGTTCGTCAGCCGGGTAAAACCTTCGCCACGATGGATCATAACGTCTCGACGCAGACCAAAGATATCAATGCCTCCGGCGAGATGGCGCGTATCCAGATGCAGGAACTGATCAAAAACTGTAAAGAGTTCGGCGTTGAGCTGTACGATCTGAACCACCCGTATCAGGGCATCGTTCACGTAATGGGACCGGAACAGGGCGTCACCCTGCCGGGCATGACCATCGTCTGCGGCGACTCGCATACCGCCACCCACGGCGCGTTTGGCGCATTAGCGTTTGGTATCGGCACTTCGGAAGTGGAGCATGTGCTGGCGACCCAGACCCTGAAGCAGGGTCGCGCCAGAACCATGAAGATCGAAGTTAACGGCACCGCCGCGCCGGGCATTACGGCAAAAGATATCGTGCTGGCGATCATCGGTAAAACCGGCAGCGCCGGCGGCACCGGCCACGTCGTGGAGTTCTGCGGCGAGGCGATCCGCGCCCTGAGCATGGAAGGTCGAATGACCTTGTGCAACATGGCGATTGAGATGGGCGCCAAAGCGGGCTTAGTGGCCCCGGATGAAACCACCTTCAACTATGTGAAAGGTCGCCTGCACGCGCCGAAAGGCAAAGATTTTGACGATGCGGTTGCGTACTGGAAAACACTGCAAACCGATCCTGACGCCCGCTTCGACACGGTCGTCACCTTACAGGCGGAAGAGATCGCGCCGCAGGTCACCTGGGGCACCAATCCGGGACAGGTCATTTCTGTGGCCGACAACATCCCCGATCCGGCCTCCTTTACCGATCCGGTTGAACGGGCAAGCGCTGAAAAAGCGCTGGCCTATATGGGGCTGAAGCCGGGCGTACCGTTAACCGAAGTGGCGATTGATAAAGTGTTTATCGGCTCCTGCACCAACTCGCGCATTGAAGATTTGCGCGCCGCCGCCGAAGTGGCGAAAGGACGCAAAGTAGCCCCGGGCGTGCAGGCGCTGGTGGTGCCCGGCTCCGGACCAGTGAAGGCGCAGGCGGAAGCGGAAGGTCTGGATAAGATCTTCATTGAAGCCGGTTTCGAATGGCGTCTGCCGGGGTGCTCGATGTGCCTGGCGATGAACAACGATCGCCTGAATCCAGGTGAACGCTGCGCGTCTACCAGCAACCGCAACTTTGAAGGCCGTCAGGGCCGCGGCGGGCGTACCCATCTGGTCAGTCCGGCAATGGCCGCCGCTGCCGCCGTTACCGGCCATTTCGCCGACATTCGCAGCATTAAATAA
- the leuD gene encoding 3-isopropylmalate dehydratase small subunit produces the protein MAEKFTQHTGLVVPLDAANVDTDAIIPKQFLQKVTRTGFGAHLFNDWRFLDDKGEQPNPEFVLNFPEYQGASILLARENFGCGSSREHAPWALTDYGFKVVIAPSFADIFYGNSFNNQLLPVKLSDEEVDELFKLVQANPGIQFEVDLEAQVIKAGEKTYSFSIDAFRRHCMLNGLDSIGLTLQHEAAIAAYEEKQPAFMR, from the coding sequence ATGGCAGAGAAATTTACCCAACACACCGGCCTGGTTGTCCCGCTGGATGCCGCCAACGTCGATACTGACGCCATTATCCCGAAGCAGTTTTTGCAGAAGGTTACCCGTACCGGTTTCGGCGCACACCTGTTCAACGACTGGCGTTTTCTCGACGATAAAGGCGAACAGCCAAATCCGGAATTCGTATTGAACTTCCCGGAATATCAGGGCGCCTCTATTCTGCTGGCGCGGGAAAACTTCGGCTGCGGTTCGTCTCGCGAACACGCGCCGTGGGCGCTGACCGACTATGGCTTCAAAGTGGTGATTGCCCCGAGCTTCGCCGACATCTTCTACGGCAACAGCTTTAACAACCAGCTGCTGCCGGTCAAGCTGAGTGATGAAGAGGTCGATGAGCTGTTTAAACTGGTGCAGGCGAATCCGGGGATTCAGTTTGAAGTCGATCTGGAAGCGCAGGTGATTAAAGCAGGCGAGAAAACGTACAGCTTCAGCATTGATGCCTTCCGCCGCCACTGTATGCTGAACGGCCTGGACAGCATCGGCCTGACGTTACAGCACGAAGCGGCGATTGCCGCTTACGAGGAGAAACAGCCGGCGTTTATGCGCTGA
- a CDS encoding sugar efflux transporter: MLWIMTMGRRLNGVYAAFMLVAFMMGIAGALQAPTLSLFLSREVGAQPFWVGLFYTVNAIAGIGVSLALAKRSDSQGDRRKLIMFCCLMAIGNALLFAFNRHYLTLITCGVLLASLANTAMPQLFALAREYADSSAREVVMFSSVMRAQLSLAWVIGPPLAFMLALNYGFTVMFSIAAVIFVLSLLLIAFTLPSVARVEQPADVPVTRVSGWQDKNVRMLFIASTLMWTCNTMYIIDMPLWISAELGLPDKLAGILMGTAAGLEIPTMIVAGFYVKRFGKRRMMVAAVAAGVLFYAGLIFFHSHSALLILQLFNAVFIGIIAGIGMLWFQDLMPGRAGSATTLFTNSISTGVILAGVIQGAVAQSYGHFAVYWVIAAISLVALVMTGRVKDV; the protein is encoded by the coding sequence ATGCTCTGGATCATGACGATGGGACGACGTCTCAACGGTGTTTACGCGGCATTTATGCTGGTCGCATTTATGATGGGTATCGCGGGCGCGCTGCAGGCGCCGACGCTCAGCCTGTTTCTTAGCCGTGAAGTGGGGGCGCAGCCGTTCTGGGTCGGGCTGTTTTATACCGTTAACGCCATCGCCGGGATCGGCGTGAGCCTCGCGCTGGCAAAACGCTCCGACAGTCAGGGCGACCGGCGTAAGCTGATTATGTTCTGCTGCCTGATGGCCATCGGCAACGCCTTGCTGTTCGCGTTTAACCGTCACTACCTGACGCTGATTACCTGCGGCGTACTGCTGGCGTCGCTGGCGAACACCGCGATGCCGCAGCTGTTTGCGCTGGCGAGGGAGTATGCCGACAGCTCGGCGCGTGAAGTGGTCATGTTCAGCTCGGTAATGCGCGCGCAGCTGTCGCTGGCCTGGGTGATCGGCCCGCCGCTGGCGTTTATGCTGGCGCTGAATTACGGCTTCACGGTGATGTTTTCTATCGCCGCCGTGATTTTTGTCCTGAGCTTACTTTTGATCGCTTTTACCCTGCCGTCGGTGGCGCGGGTCGAACAACCGGCCGACGTGCCGGTCACCCGTGTCAGCGGCTGGCAGGATAAAAACGTCCGGATGCTGTTTATCGCCTCCACGCTGATGTGGACCTGCAATACCATGTACATCATTGATATGCCGCTGTGGATTAGCGCTGAGCTGGGGCTGCCGGATAAGCTTGCCGGGATCCTGATGGGCACCGCGGCAGGGCTGGAGATCCCGACGATGATTGTGGCGGGATTTTATGTCAAACGCTTCGGCAAGCGGCGAATGATGGTTGCCGCGGTGGCCGCGGGCGTACTGTTCTATGCTGGGCTGATTTTCTTTCACAGCCATTCCGCGCTGCTGATCCTGCAACTGTTCAATGCGGTGTTCATCGGGATTATCGCCGGGATCGGGATGCTCTGGTTTCAGGATCTGATGCCGGGCAGGGCGGGATCGGCGACCACGCTGTTCACCAACAGTATTTCGACCGGCGTGATTCTCGCTGGCGTGATTCAGGGGGCGGTTGCGCAGAGCTACGGGCATTTTGCCGTTTACTGGGTGATTGCGGCGATCTCGCTGGTGGCGCTGGTAATGACCGGACGGGTAAAGGATGTATAA
- the sgrT gene encoding glucose uptake inhibitor SgrT, which produces MRQFYLKYFTATERLSWLACLSAPQRLKILEELMQWEVKT; this is translated from the coding sequence ATGCGCCAGTTCTATCTGAAATATTTTACCGCGACAGAAAGATTGTCCTGGTTGGCTTGCCTGAGCGCGCCGCAGCGCTTAAAAATACTGGAAGAACTGATGCAGTGGGAGGTGAAAACCTGA
- the sgrR gene encoding HTH-type transcriptional regulator SgrR has protein sequence MSSGRLQQQFIRLWQCCDGKTQDTTLNELAELLNCSRRHMRTLLNTMQARGWLTWEAEVGRGKRSRLTFLYTGLALQQQRAEDLLEQDRIDQLVQLVGDKTAVRQMLISHLGRSFRQGRHILRVLYYRPLQNLLPGTALRRSETHIARQIFSALTRVNEENGELEADIAHHWQQISPLHWRFFLRPGIHFHHGRELEMEDVIASLRRINDLPLYSHIAHIVSPTPWTLDIHLSQPDRWLPLLLAQVPAMILPREWETLNNFASQPIGTGPYAVMRNTRNQLKIHAFEDFFGYRALIDEVNVWVLPDICDERTGALTLKGPTDDEKAIESRLEEGCYYLLFDARTHRGANQAVREWVSRILSPSNLLYYANEHYQRHWFPAYGLLPRWHHARPGHGEKPAGLETLTLTFYRDHIEHQIIARIMSKLLAEHQVKLDIQEIDYDRWHAGDVESDIWLNSANFTLPLDFSLFAYLCEVPLLQHCIPLDWQADAARWRTGEMNLAAWCQQLLASKAIVPLIHHWLIIEGQRSMRGLRMNTLGWFDFKSAWFAPPDP, from the coding sequence ATGTCCTCAGGCCGCTTGCAACAACAGTTCATCCGTTTATGGCAGTGCTGCGACGGTAAAACACAGGACACGACCCTGAATGAGCTGGCGGAATTGCTGAACTGCTCCCGTCGCCATATGCGCACGCTGCTCAATACCATGCAGGCGCGCGGCTGGCTGACGTGGGAAGCGGAGGTCGGGCGCGGCAAGCGATCGCGCCTGACCTTCCTGTATACCGGGCTGGCGCTCCAGCAGCAGCGTGCGGAAGATCTGCTGGAACAGGATCGGATCGATCAGCTGGTACAGCTGGTGGGCGACAAGACGGCGGTACGCCAGATGCTGATTTCGCATCTTGGACGCAGCTTTCGCCAGGGCCGTCACATCCTGCGCGTCCTCTATTATCGTCCTCTGCAAAACCTGCTGCCGGGCACGGCGCTGCGGCGTTCGGAGACGCATATCGCCCGGCAAATCTTCAGCGCCCTGACCCGCGTAAATGAGGAAAATGGGGAACTGGAAGCCGATATCGCCCATCACTGGCAGCAAATTTCCCCTTTGCACTGGCGCTTTTTTCTGCGTCCGGGGATTCACTTTCATCACGGGCGCGAGCTGGAGATGGAGGACGTTATCGCTTCGCTGAGGCGCATTAACGATCTGCCGCTCTATTCGCATATCGCGCACATCGTCTCGCCGACGCCGTGGACGCTGGATATTCATCTCTCACAGCCCGACCGCTGGCTTCCGCTGCTGCTGGCGCAGGTTCCGGCGATGATACTGCCGCGCGAATGGGAAACGCTGAACAACTTCGCCAGCCAGCCGATCGGCACCGGCCCCTATGCGGTAATGCGTAATACGCGTAACCAGTTAAAAATCCATGCTTTTGAGGATTTTTTTGGCTATCGGGCTCTGATCGATGAAGTTAACGTCTGGGTGCTGCCGGATATCTGCGACGAGCGAACCGGCGCCCTGACGCTGAAAGGGCCGACTGACGATGAAAAGGCGATTGAGAGTCGACTGGAAGAAGGCTGTTACTATCTGCTGTTCGACGCCCGTACCCATCGCGGCGCAAATCAGGCGGTCAGAGAGTGGGTCAGCCGCATTCTGTCGCCGAGTAATCTACTCTACTATGCTAACGAGCACTACCAGCGCCACTGGTTTCCCGCCTATGGCCTGTTGCCCCGCTGGCATCACGCCCGTCCGGGCCACGGCGAAAAGCCCGCCGGGCTGGAAACCCTCACCCTGACCTTCTACCGCGATCATATTGAGCACCAGATTATCGCGCGGATCATGAGCAAATTGCTGGCGGAACATCAGGTGAAGCTGGACATTCAGGAGATCGACTACGATCGCTGGCACGCCGGAGATGTTGAAAGCGATATCTGGCTGAACAGCGCCAACTTCACCCTGCCGCTCGATTTCTCGCTGTTCGCCTACCTGTGCGAAGTTCCGCTGCTGCAACACTGTATTCCGCTGGACTGGCAGGCGGACGCCGCCCGCTGGCGTACCGGCGAGATGAATCTGGCGGCGTGGTGCCAGCAGCTACTCGCCAGTAAAGCGATCGTCCCGTTGATCCACCACTGGCTGATCATTGAGGGACAGCGCAGTATGCGCGGGCTGCGCATGAATACCCTCGGCTGGTTCGACTTTAAATCGGCATGGTTTGCGCCGCCGGACCCGTGA